In Cryptococcus gattii WM276 chromosome A, complete sequence, one genomic interval encodes:
- a CDS encoding Cytosolic small ribosomal subunit protein, putative (Similar to TIGR gene model, INSD accession AAW41393.1) gives MSAGFFGFDTALPEHRQSQHRPNDGAVTSKFQSASSVPNPFNLEAPEDEEMEVYTWGQGMDKDTEEADELNDATFGVDINAIRGGQFSFGNEESVALPAKPSKQPQSQRGPIASTASRYRPKAVADPFAFSEDDFYASRPVKKTQSKSKTKASVEPAWTKPAGQVTSWGTAPSSTVKPSLASKPTQGEAPGHIKSLEEIEAEFASMPAPSAAQVAFQAPTQLSGPPPANAVVTLEELERQMMEDVPPSLAQHQAQQQAPSREVTPTQMSGLAQSGYASQKAVLDSMFPDLGKGPGPVPPGQQQGQTGQSPVPIGPSPEEFARQEHFKEVFEAKVQAMSKYNNLMGSSDKDFITRIQLSQLATSDPYISDFYAQVFSAMERSRRAHESGQMDRPTVVQIAAGFGFGVGGPAGNRFGKMGQNTMQKLSTQVKKLVESRTAHQKSANTAALQGALGRVTRGGAAAPRPVLAIPTNTKLENRPASHLNQSTGIQRPPLTRKQIMYALEGLYTDVLELEQFRREAPPSASVDEIEIWNAKCHVKVDQIWAKLMVQEPIEVSNPHPFISLLNPPKGQRILGRIILQLPDQKIYTLLSLLVVKFHQLDVVARAPPPPVTDASLLTKADRLDRGKREADTDGFLYNLVPAMDMAINKCKLGLLGGLLVAAVQRLDVVKVASTRPGVVLFTALLSKAQSLIRAPSPDPLNPHSGAHPDQIELEHFPRQFSVFLDALLPSLPDLFPSSIAAKHAFGPSAYLMSGENLPEKEGIEMERREAEVWALAAALAVNSAEEEQTALVAALREKILHTVQGARNPMVSPVRAEMKLRNVNMFLNGLGLDAAMIE, from the exons ATGTCAGCCGGATTCTTCGGTTTTGATACCGCACTCCCCGAACACCGTCAATCCCAGCATCGTCCCAATGACGGAGCCGTCACTTCCAAATTCCAAAGTGCCAGTTCTGTGCCTAATCCCTTCAACCTCGAGGCCCcagaggatgaggaaaTGGAAGTATACACTTGGGGTCAAGGGATGGACAAGGATACCGAGGAAGCCGATGAGCTGAATGATGCAACGTTTGGCGTGGACATCAATGCCATCA GGGGTGGGCAATTCTCGTTCGGGAACGAAGAGTCAGTTGCTTTACCGGCTAAGCCATCAAAACAGCCCCAGTCGCAAAGAGGACCCATCGCTTCGACTGCCTCCCGGTACCGACCTAAGGCAGTGGCCGATCCATTTGCCTTTTCTGAAGATGACTTTTATGCTTCTCGCCCTGTCAAAA AAACCCAATCGAAGTCCAAGACAAAGGCCTCGGTTGAACCTGCTTGGACAAAACCAGCTGGCCAGGTCACCAGCTGGGGAACGGCTCCTTCTTCTA CAGTGAAGCCATCTCTTGCGTCCAAACCTACTCAAGGGGAAGCTCCCGGTCACATCAAGAGTCTCGAGGAGATTGAAGCAGAGTTTGCTTCAATGCCTGCGCCCAGCGCTGCGCAGGTTGCCTTCCAGGCTCCTACGCAATTATCAGGACCGCCTCCTGCAAATGCTGTTGTAACCCTTGAAGAACTTGAGAGGCAAATGATGGAAGACGTCCCTCCATCTCTTGCCCAACATCAGGCCCAACAGCAGGCGCCTTCTCGAGAGGTTACTCCCACTCAGATGTCAGGCCTCGCCCAGTCAGGATATGCTTCGCAGAAAGCTGTCCTCGACAGTATGTTTCCTGATCTTGGAAAAGGTCCTGGTCCCGTACCTCCAGGTCAGCAGCAAGGCCAAACAGGGCAAAGCCCAGTCCCTATAGGCCCTAGTCCCGAAGAGTTCGCTCGGCAGGAGCATTTCAAGGAGGTTTTTGAAGCTAAAGTCCAGGCAATGTCCAAGTACAATAATCTTATGGGATCGTCGGACAAGGACTTTATTACCCGCATTCAATTGTCTCAACTCGCTACTTCCGACCCTTATATTTCCGACTTCTATGCCCAAGTTTTTTCTGCGATGGAGAGAAGCCGCCGGGCGCATGAGAGTGGTCAGATGGATAGGCCGACTGTGGTACAAATTGCGGCTGGTTTTGGCTTTGGCGTCGGCGGTCCTGCTGGCAACAGATTTGGAAAAATGGGACAAAACACTATGCAGAAATTGTCGACACAGGTCAAGAAATTGGTTGAGAGTAGGACAGCGCACCAGAAATCTGCCAATACTG CTGCTCTTCAGGGCGCTCTCGGCCGAGTCACACGAGGTGGTGCTGCTGCTCCTCGTCCCGTTCTTGCCATCCCTACAAACACCAAGCTCGAAAACCGTCCTGCGTCCCACCTTAATCAATCTACGGGCATACAGCGCCCCCCTCTCACTCGCAAACAAATCATGTATGCCCTAGAAGGCCTCTACACCGACGTCCTTGAGCTCGAGCAGTTCCGTAGAGAAGCACCGCCTTCAGCCTCTGTCGATGAAATCGAAATCTGGAACGCTAAATGTCATGTAAAGGTGGATCAGATCTGGGCCAAGCTTATGGTTCAAGAGCCTATCGAAGTATCAAATCCCCATCCATTTATATCCCTTCTCAACCCCCCAAAAGGTCAACGTATCCTCGGCCGGATCATCCTTCAACTTCCTGATCAGAAGATTTACACCTTGCTGTCTCTCCTTGTTGTCAAATTCCATCAACTAGACGTTGTGGCTCgtgctcctcctcctccagtTACAGACGCCAGCCTCTTAACCAAGGCTGACAGATTAGACCGCGGTAAGCGCGAGGCGGATACGGACGGCTTCCTGTACAACTTGGTGCCTGCTATGGACATGGCGATTAACAAGTGTAAGCTGGGCCTTTTAGGTGGTCTGTTGGTCGCTGCTGTGCAGAGATTGGATGTTGTGAAGGTTGCCTCTACCAGA CCTGGCGTTGTCCTGTTCACAGCACTTTTATCAAAAGCTCAGTCTCTTATCCGCGCTCCCTCTCCCGATCCTCTCAACCCTCATTCCGGCGCCCATCCTGACCAGATAGAGCTTGAACACTTCCCTCGTCAGTTCTCGGTATTCCTTGATGCTCTTTTACCTTCTTTGCCAGATCTTTTCCCGTCATCTATCGCTGCCAAGCATGCCTTTGGCCCCTCGGCGTACTTGATGTCCGGAGAGAATCTTCCCGAAAAGGAAGGCATAGAGATGGAGAGGCGAGAAGCTGAAGTCTGGGCACTGGCTGCTGCTTTGGCCGTTAACTCggcagaagaggagcagACAGCATTGGTCGCTGCTTTGAGGGAAAAGATTCTTCATACTGTCCAGGGTGCCAGAAACCCTATGGTTAGCCCCGTTAGAGCGGAAATGAAGCTGAGAAATGTGAACATGTTCTTGAACGGTCTC GGTTTGGATGCGGCGATGATTGAATAA